The following are from one region of the Callospermophilus lateralis isolate mCalLat2 unplaced genomic scaffold, mCalLat2.hap1 Scaffold_2002, whole genome shotgun sequence genome:
- the LOC143640371 gene encoding transport and Golgi organization protein 1 homolog has translation MSTKCNLEDQIKKLEGDCNSLQSSKVGLEEECKTLRQKVEILNELYQKNEMALQKKRSQEECERLEKEQQLSAADEKVVSAVQEVKNYKRRIEEMEEELQKTKRSFKNQIAMHEKKAHDNWLKACSAERAIAEEKRESANLRQKLLEMTQKMAMRQDEPVIVKPMPGRPNLQNPPRRGPLSHNGSFGPSPVSGGECSPPLTAEPAGRPPSATLNQRDMPRNGFDPGCVPAHMKSSSRSSSPAKVTDEGKVNMAMKGPPPFSGAPFMGPPMGPPMGRPPPPPFWYGPPFQLGGPFGPRPIPPQFGPGMHPPIGFREYAPGVPPGQRDLPFDPRDFFPGPAPFRPLGSFDPREYFIPGAPLTPPTHGPQDYGPPPAAKDLMSSGFKDEPPPTPDSQSSEGCSLALKQGP, from the exons ATGTCCACAAAATGTAATCTAGAAG accaaataaagaaattagaaggtgactgcaattcactacagtcttctaaagttggactggaagaggaatgcaaaactctaaggcagaaagtggagattttaaatgaactctaccagaaaaatgagatggcactacaaaa gaaacggagtcaagaagaatgtgagagactagaaaaagagcagcagctgtcagctgcagatgaaaaggtggtttccgctgtacaggaagttaaaaattacaa gcggagaattgaagagatggaagaagaattacagaaaaccaagcgctcatttaaaaaccag attgctatgcatgagaagaaagctcatgataattgg ctcaaagcttgttctgcagaaagagctatagctgaagagaaaagggaatctgctaatttgagacagaa gctactggaaatgacccaaaagatggcaatgcggcaagacgaacctgtgattgtaaaaccaatgccggggagaccaaatttacaaaatcctcctcggagag gtccactgagccataatggcTCTTTTGGTCCATCCCCTGTGAGTGGTGGAGAATGTTCCCCTCCACTGACAGCAGAGCCAGCTGGGAGACCTCCTTCTGCTACTCTTAATCAAAGAGATATGCCTAGAAATGGATTTG ACCCAGGATGTGTTCCAGCTCACATGAAGAGCAGCTCCAGAAGTTCTTCTCCAGCTAAGGTGACGGATGAGGGCAAG GTTAATATGGCTATGAAAGGGCCCCCTCCTTTCTCAGGGGCACCCTTCATGGGCCCCCCTATGGGACCCCCGATGGGACGGCCTCCACCACCTCCCTTTTGGTATGGACCACCATTTCAGCTCGGTGGGCCTTTTGGGCCTCGGCCAATTCCTCCACAATTTG gtcCTGGTATGCATCcaccaataggcttcagagaatatgcaccaggtgttccacctggacaacgggatttgccttttgaccctcgtgatttttttccaggacctgcaccatttagacctttaggctcatttgacccaagagagtacttcattcctggtgccccattaacacctccaactcatggtccccaagactatgggccaccacctgctgcaaaagacttaatgtcttcaggctttaaagatgaacctccacctacacccgattctcagagtagtgagggctgttcattggccttaaaacagggcccataa